The Rugosibacter aromaticivorans region CGATGGAGCGGTGGGCTTCGTCGGAGATGACCAGGTCGAAGTCGGTCGGCGAAAAAAGCCGCTGGTATTTGTTGTTGAAGAGCAGCGATTGCACGGTGGTGACGACAATCTCGGCGCGCCGCCAGTCGTCGCGGTTCTCCTTGTAAATCACGGTCTGGAAATCGGCGGACAGCAGCGCCGCGAAGGCTTTTTTGGCCTGATCTTCCAGTTCGAGGCGATCCACCAGAAACAACACGCGCCGGGCATTGCCGGAACGCAGGAAGAGCTTGATGACGGCGGCAGCGGTGAGTGTTTTGCCGGTGCCGGTGGCCATCTCGAACAGGAAGCGGTCTTTGCCTTCTTGCACCGCCTGTTGCAAGACATGCACGGCCTTCAACTGATAAGGCCGCAAGAAGCGCAGTTTGTTGGCCTGTATGTAGCCGGGGCGTTCGGCTACATTGCGCCACGCCGCATCGGATTGATAGTGCGGGCGCAGGGTCAGCGCGATGTAGTCATCATTAACGACTTCTTCGATAAGGCGCTGCGGGTTGGGTGTGACTTGCTGGTAACCGGTGACTGAATCCGGCGTAGGTAAGGAGGTAATCAGATAAGGATTACCGCGCGCCAAATCCCAGAAGTAGTGCAGGTTGCCGTTGGAGAGAATGACGAAGCGGCAGTTTTGCGACTTGGCGTATTTGCGCGCCTGCTCCTTGCCGACGAGCGGATTTTTGTCCTCTGATTTGGCCTCCAGGACGATCAGCGGGAAGCCTTTGGCATCGAGCAAAAGAAAGTCGATGAAGCCCTTGCTGGTTTTCTCGAAGTTTTCGCCAAGGGCATCCAGATCAGATGATTTGAGCGTGACGCTGGGTTCGAGGCGAATGTTCGCTGGCGCATCGCCTTCTGCAAAGAATCGCCAGCCAGCGGCTTCAAGCAGCTTGTTGATCTTGATGCGGGCTGTGGCTTCTTTATTGGACACTGATTTTGTTCTCTTATCGCAGTCTAGTTCAAGATGTGTTTTGAGTTGCAGACAAGTTCATTGACTGACGGATGAGTCTTTCAGCGCCTCAGCCAAATCCATCACCGCAGCGGCGTAGAAGCTGCTGCGGTTGTAGCGGGTGATGACATAGAAGTTTTGGTAGCCCAGGCGGTATTCGGTGGGCGCGTCGGGGGTGATGAGGTCGATCAAGGCGGCGGGTTGGTCGCTGAGTCGACCATTTGTCGCCGTGTCACCAGCGCCGATTTTTTGAATCTGTACCTGCCGTGTAGCCAATTCGCTGGGGCGGCGCTGCGGCGCGATGCCTTCATCCAGCAGGGCCTGAAGACCATCGCCGCTAACCGTGACGCGCTCGGCGATGGGGCCGTCTTTTTCCCAGCCGTGCGCGGCCAGAAAGTTTGCTGCACTGCCGATGGCATCCACAGGGCTGGCGGCGAGATCAATCTTGCCGTCGTTGTCGAAATCCAGCGCGTATTTTCGTCGTGAAGAGGGCATGAATTGCGGCAAGCCCAGCGCACCTGCGTAGGAGCCGGTGTAACTCAGTATCGGGCGATTTTCTTCCCTGGCCAGCAGGAGCAGTTCAATCAGCTCCTGGCGGAATAGTTTGGCGCGCGGCGGGTAGTCAAAGGCCAGCGTGGTGAGGGCGGAGAAAGTGGTGTAGTTGCCCGTGTGTTTGCCGTAAATCGTCTCGATGCCGATGATCGCCGCGATAATTTCTTTCGGCACGCCAAAGCGCGTCTCTGCGGCAGCGAGTTCGTTGGCGTAGCGCTGCATGAAGGCTTTACCCGCCGCGATGCGCACTGGCTCGACGAAACGGCTGCGAT contains the following coding sequences:
- the mltB gene encoding lytic murein transglycosylase B — its product is MKYLFLLCLFLALPAQSQTNHQANSYAEREDVKAFIDEMATEYSYDRMTLDALFRVTQPIPSVLKAIRPPADPGIRSWRTYRSRFVEPVRIAAGKAFMQRYANELAAAETRFGVPKEIIAAIIGIETIYGKHTGNYTTFSALTTLAFDYPPRAKLFRQELIELLLLAREENRPILSYTGSYAGALGLPQFMPSSRRKYALDFDNDGKIDLAASPVDAIGSAANFLAAHGWEKDGPIAERVTVSGDGLQALLDEGIAPQRRPSELATRQVQIQKIGAGDTATNGRLSDQPAALIDLITPDAPTEYRLGYQNFYVITRYNRSSFYAAAVMDLAEALKDSSVSQ